The segment ATGATGTCCAGTTCACAGCGCAGTCTCTGGATGGCGCTGCCTATCTTCAGCAGCTGGAGTCGCAGAGCATCGTCTATGGGCAGACAGGCTGCCACTCTGTAGGAGAAGTCTGACAGAAACCAGATAGgagtgagagaaggagggatgaaagcacaaaggacagaaacaaagaggcGAGCATGTGAgtggacacgtgtgtgtgtgtgtgtgtgtatacacgtCTGTGATCCATCTGTAATAAACAGAACAGAGGCTGACCTACGGCGTTCGTAGGGAGGGAATCATCCTTCAGATTCTCGTCCCATTCGTGGAGGTGTTTCTTCACTCTGTTCATGAGCGACTCCTGTGAGGTGGAACACAAGAGCCAGAAATCAACGTGGTTTACATTCGCAGCTGTGTGGTGTTTATGTACTGAGGAAATTCCAAGGCGTGCACGCAGGGCTGATTTACTCACAGAGTCATAGAGTGCATAGACCCAGGGCGGCCACGGCGTCAGGCTGGCACAGTGAAACTTCCTCTGTGATGAACAACAGTCGAACCATTAGTCAAGTCAATCTGATCGGATTCTGTTTCCTCGCTTTGCACTTTGTGAAGTCCTGCACGTTGACACCACTTTAACTTTCtgtgtatgttttcatttaaaaaaagctgcagcaatAACACATTTAACTATGATTATATTGACAGAAAGTTAATTGGCAGCTAGTCTGATAATCAATCAATTTCTTACGATTGCTGCACAGttctgatgtgtgtctgtgtgtctgacctgttgATATTTAGTCCACCAGCACTGGGACTTTTTGCAGCTCTGGTTTGTGGGTTTGGAAGAAGGGTGCATGTGGAGCCTGGTGAGGGGCGTGAGCTGCACGGCAGACAGGGGATCTGGAAGGATTCGCTCTGGAAGGATCTGTACTTTGGCTTGTCTGATcctggaggagaaaaacagagggagacgATGACAAGAGGCTGTGGAACAACCGacaaggagggagggaaatgtGAAAGAGTGCAGTAGAAGTCAGATGAAAGTGAGGAGATGAGTAATTGATTAAACAACTGGTTGCTGGCTGGAAGATATCTGGTGTATGACAGgatgtttgtaaatgtgaggTGATCATAAAAAGGTGTGGTATGTACTTTTTCTCAGCAGGAAGAACTCATCATCCGAAATGCTCTCAGTGAGCTCTCTGAAGCTCTCTGAACTGTATGTCATATGgtctgatattaaaaaaaaactaatttaggGATGTCAAACTAAAGGACAAGAAATCACTAAGTTTCAAATTGAATTCAAAATTCAAGGACAGAGACTTGTCATGTCTATTTGCTTCTCAAGGGTCTTTAGCAacattacttaaaaaaataattaagttATCTGTAGAATTGCCCTTTACATTCAAGAAATGGTGTCAtggtataatatataatatatttatccTGTGTGGCAGTGAAAATGCCCGGTCAGATtaacaatcaaataaatatagtaaatatCACTGCACACAGAGGCCACCACAGCAGCTTCCATTTGACCGAGTGTTATCTTGAAATCTACTCTTATTAATGTCACTTGCAGGACAAGAAGAGGTCAACCGGATTATGTCCAGCCatttgtgtggtttatataaTAACAACTACAGAAAGACGGAAATGAGGACTCCCGttttatggaaaataaaatgtaacaatttCCTGAGCAGTGGAGGATGTATGCACGCATGATCTATAGTATGACTACAACAATTGAATAAGCAGCAAAATTAGCTATTTATTGCTGAGCGGCATTTTATTGCAACCAATTatttaaagaacaaaataaacccTCAAAAGAATGAACATTAACTCATCTTTAAGGAACAACTATAAATCTGATCTAAAACTCAAAAGTGCATGTTGAAtaacatgtgaatgtgaataagagctgcacaaataaatacaagtggTTGAGACTGGCTGATCACTTCTTCACTGTTTAAGACGATATGAGGAGTTAGggtgccctctagtggtgaaCCAGGGGACCACTGTTTTTGAGTAATTCTGACGCTGAAAGTGCAATCGTTGCACGGAGCTCCACATAATGGCtgattaaaacacacatacCAGTATGAAATTAGTTTGAAAACCTGCATGTCTCTTAGTCCTGATGACTATTGTGAGAAccagtgtttgtctttattcagtGACAGGGACATTTCATAAGAGTCCTGGTTTATGGGGCCAATTCAACTTACCCATCTGCTTGAGTTCTTATCTCATGGACCTTGAACCTCTGCCTCCCCACAGCTTTCACTTTGACTGTTTCAATGCCGTACTCCTGCTCCTCTCGGTACGCATAGATTTCAGCTGTCGTCCCAAACTCGGCATCAAGCTCACTTGCATCACTGCAGGAATAGACATAAAACAAAGCCATTAAAATTAGACAGCACTCCATTTGTAGCATTGCACTGTATGAGGGGAGTTAGACAAATGTGGGTATTTAACATTGACCAGGCTTAGATGCTCTAATGGTATCCCAGgttttctgtttaaaatgtgaCCATTTCTGGGCTGAAGCGGAGTGACCCCTGACGACATCTCTTGGACTTTGAATAAGCTTCACCAAGTGTCACAGAATGCTCATCATGACTCGTAAACAATTTTATGTGGGGGATATCAGTGGAGTGTCCATTTAACATATATAATAACCGAATGTTTCCCATCCATCACATGAATCCAGTCAGAGATCAACATCAATGTTCTGCAGAGGCAATTCCATCAACTTGTACCTGTGTGCGAGCACAGCAAATGTGCGGTCTTTCTGGATGACGCTCCTCATCATGCTGACCTCCTGTGGCCTGAAGAGCTGAAGAGGAAGCGTCTGTCCCGGCACCAGCATCACAGCCGTGTGTGGCAGCACAGGGATGGTCTGACAGCTGTCTTCATCATGGACTGTGCGGCCGTGAAACTCCTCCATGTCTGCACCCAGATACTGTCCAGGCAGGGGTCAGAGtcagcacaacacaacaggaCCACAAGATGACCACAACAGATGCAGAGGACTCACAACACAGCTCTGTGAAGGCTTAAAAAAATGCTGGGTCTGTGTTTTATGGCCCTGAAGTACAAATCTCAACAtcattacacaacaacaaatcacgGTAAAGGTAACTGCTCTTCGCTGAATGGATGGAGAAAGGAAAATGCTGAcaaaacatattattatttgCCATTTTGTGCTCTTatttcttgttgtgtttttgtatctACCGTTGTGGTTTCttatttgttattgtgttttcttattgcTGTTGTGCtttgtgatttgttgtcttttgcacttcagggccaccataGAAGTTGCACATGTGTGGTATTGAATATGTAGAAAGACATGACACGTTACACTGTGGCATCACTCACAGCATGGGATGTGGGAAGACTTTGGTCAAAGGTGATGATGTTGTGCTTCTCTGCATCTTCACTGTCTCGGTCTTCAGTCTCCATgccatcttcatcctcctcttcctcattgtCTGTTAtagcacaaagacaaaagatgCTGTCAGAGAGGCTAGTTAGCTCCCGGGGTGTCTGCTGACTAACACCCCAGTGGCAGCTTCATCAGCTTAACAAATCAAAGTGACGCTATTAAATGAACGGAAAGCGAAAGCAGTGGTTTCAGTCAGGATGAGATATCTGTACAGTGGCCCGCTGTGCAGCCATGCTATGTTAGCAAGCCGTTAGCCGGGGGATCAGATCAACTCTCTGCAGGTGACGCTGCGAGCGGACTTTCTGTGAGTTTAACTGTCACCTGGTAAAAGTTGTAGCTGGTTTCCCATGTTGTCGTTGATGTTGTCTTCGTCTCCAGCCCTCTCGTCAGCCATATCCCTGTGTTTACAATACTgacacttcttcttctgcggCCTCCTCGGTGAGCTGCGGTTCCACAGCGCCCCCTCTCGGTTAGAGAGAATCACTTGCGCCAAAAGAAGACTAGAACCGAAATAAAATAAATCGACACTTCCACAAAATAACATATGTCACAGTACTGAGATTAACTTTTGAAGAATAAATGGAAATTATATCAAATATGATTAAGGAAGTACATTTGAGGTACAGCAGACAAGCAAATAAGTGAGTCAAACGTTATTTTATACACATATCCATTGtacatgtacattttaaatgtaggtTATAAACCACCTGTCAAACACCTGTGGAGAAAAACTACTGGAAAAAACACGACAGTGTAAAGTACTGAATTACATTTACTTAAGTACCATATGTGCTGcttgtactttttcttttatgcaAAACATTAATCTACTTTTACCACATTTCAGAAGGAAATAATGTACTTGTTACTCCAGAACTGATAACCATAGTTATAATTGCATGTGAGTGTCTTAAAAATCATGATAAAACTATATTACAGGTTGGGCTATTACCAAAATCCGGCTGTTTATAtgcatttctttcaaaataaacattgattTACTAAAcgaaaatgtatatttataaaagtTAACTAAATACGGtcataatataatatttcaCAGTCCAATACAAGTTTAAGTTAACTCCTTCTGACAGACACTATTACTGTACCTGCACTGAGCCTGGTAAATGCCTCACCGTTTGGTTAAGTCTCAAAGAAGGTTAATATagtgtgagagaggagactCTGCTGAACACTGTGTGGAGGTTACGCTTGTGCTGTCAAAGATGTGGGAGTTACAGCAACTTTAAAAGTGTCCCTCTTCCTGATTTTCTGGACTCGTTAATGACTGAAGTTGCTGAGATGGAACCTGAACCACAGAGGCTGATAGTTGATAttctgtgttactgtgttttgGTTGTTCCCTGAAGTAAAATAGCACACATTCTCCTACCTTCCAAAGaatgattgttttttctcttatGAAGAACTGCTGTGGAGACACTGTCAAATTTTGCCctgaaacatgtttgtgttgaaggcagttttcacattttctccacagagtggtttatatttttgttaaaacaGCATTTCCAAATTACAACAATGGAACAGTAATTGACTGGTGTCTTTGTGTAAACTGGAAAAAGATAATAAATGTAAGAGggtaaaagaagaaatataaCCGTTTCCTtggaattgaattgaatgttgGAATTGTGCAGGACGGgtaaatacaaaacatcaaacTTAGATATCAAAGTGTTAAGAATTATTACTCAACTGTGTAAAGGGAGTGTTTTATGGATTTTTAAAGATTCTAAAATCTTGTGTTTTACCTAATATGCTAAAAGTGTctaatttatttctcttctctATGTACTTGAATTATTTAATGAGATGAGCGGTTTGTTTATGATGCTGCATTTGTTGTTTATGTAGTGGACCACAGGGAAAATACCCAATGCTTCCGCCATTGCTAATAGGGATCCTAATAAAAATTGGTTTGTTAGAGAAATGCATCCTCAACTTAAACATCCTGAATAATGTGTGGATTCATTTGACATCTTGATCAATGACTGAAGCTAGGATGACCGCAGGATGGGTGTGGTGCCTGCAACATGTGATGTCCAACCTCCCTCAAACCAAATGGTTATTGATCCACACTGCTGGCCACTTGTGGTGCTGCGCTTTACAGCAAAAACCTACACCATTAGTGGGAGACATCTGTAATTGATGTTCCCCTGCATAGCTAGATGAGATTTGTGCAGCAACACAATCAGTGCTTCCAGGATTCCAACCAATATAGCCTTCTGTCATCTCTGCTCCAGCATTCGATGATGTTGAACCACGGTTAAATCGTAATGAGGGTTAGAAGTAACTTACATTTTGACACCAAGAAAACCTGAGCTACAGCTTATAGAACACTGTCCTCCACATTGTTAAACAATAAGCACCAACCAAAACTGATATGTAATAATTAAGTTAATAGGCGGGAACAGGGTAAACTTTTAAACAGTGTTGATTTATTGTTCAATACACCACATGACAGTTGGCAAAACAGTATGTGTAACGGTCCAtgaacacagcagctgctgttctGATGTTGCAAAACCGGTCCAGCGTCTTTGCCGTCTTCCAGGCCGACATCCACGAGTCGTGCCGTCCTCTGAAAACAGGGTTGGGCCTTTGTTTCACTGATGGCAGCTCCACAGTCCACGCGTGTCAGTCGTCTGGAGGGGCTCGGACGAGATCACAGCTGCAGCGATGAGGGCTTATTTGGACCTCtgcctcatcttcctccttttACGCTTCAGCCTATTGAAAAGAAAGTGCAGCTGTCAGCACAATGTACAAAGGTTTCCTGGTACCTAACCCATTATAGAGCACATCAGGACAGATCATTTATACTTTTACATGTCAGCAGCATCAGTCCAGAACCAATGCTATAATCTGATAATGTAGGTTGAATCCCAACTGAATAATTATTGCAAATATAAGTTGTGATTGGAAAGATATGTATTGATTGGACATACATCTATGACAAGCTATACATTTAACTGTAACAGAAATTGTGTTAAGACCTTTTCTCAAATTGAAGCTTGTTGATGAACCAAATGTTAAATTTAGAGAATGCAAGGCACttaattattaatcatttaatgAGCATAATTAGAGCATTGCTTAATCAGCCAGACTAAGGCCATGATCATATGATCCTGCCTTCATCTTCCAGTACAGGACAGACTTTTAAGCACATGTCATATACATTTAATGTCCCATCAACTGTTCATCTTAGTTTAAGGAGTAAAACTGCGATGGCTACCAGTGAGTTTTAACACATCACTAGAACTTCACTACATCTACCTTAGTGCAGTCATTATATCAATAGTGTAAATTTCAGCTGTAGCCAGTAAACTACTATATTGTATTGGTCAAGGTGGTGATGTTGAgagcaacatttaaaatgttcaaccAAAGATTGTCTACTGGGATGATCAATAGGAGACATTCTTATTCAGCATGAGTACACGtgcttttcaaatataaaaaaaaataagctaTGACTAGAAAGCAGGTATTGTCAACATAACTGAGTGGATCATTGATGCTTACCTGCGCATACGCTTCTTCCTCCACTGGAATACAAAAAGAGACAAGTATTAATGTGAAATCAAGATGTAAACCATGTGTCCCCCTCCCACTGACAGACAGCATGTTACTGTGCTGCAGACAGAAGCTGCACATAGATCTTAAATAAGTAATAAAGGCCTGTTTGTTAATGTCCAGAAAACATGGGCGATAAAAGCAGCTGCATGTGATAAAGGGTGCAGCGCTGCAGACCCCGCAGCGTGCAGCACTGAGGCCTTCAGGTAGCATTAGCATTACTCAGCACATGGTATTGTACTATTAGCTGCTGACGCCAACATAAATACTGCTGTtaaaacactggaggagagactGAGCAGAGACATTTAAAGAGAAGGGTAAAGTTAACAAGGTGTTAAACAGCAGGGTTCTTAGAtatgttagcttgttagctagCAGCGTCGACTACAAgggaacaggaaacaggaaacaaacaaactataAACTCCATCTTACCTTAGCTCTCATCGTGTGGAGAAGATTCTGTGGAGATAAACACAACAAGATTAGTAAGAACTGCGGATGATTAACAAAAAGTAGAGATTCGTTTGGATTGGATCGGAGGCGAAATGTTGCTGCGTACCTCGAAGCGAAAAGAGCATGGAAAGAGGATGTGACGAAGGACGAGAGCGGTATTTATAGGGGTTGTGGCGTCGTCCGATCATACTtgaatcatgggaaatgtagttcaAATGGGCAGACGAGCGCTTTGGCCGCTCAAAGGCAGAGATGGAAGTAAAGGTATTAGAATAACTGACGTAAAGTACTTTGTTAGAAGTAAAAGTTCTTGATTGAAATGTTacctgaagaaaaataaaaaaataaagtattatcACCCATTTACatgaaagtaaaagtatcaaTATATGTAAAAATGAGTAAAAATCCTGTTTTCAACACTTaactgaagtaaaataaaataaaaatttgaatGTATCTAAGAAAAAAAGTTCTGTAGTGAAAGGTCAGTTGAGACTGAGATAGTTTATGTTCATTATCCTGCGGTTAAATAGACTGTTCCCTTTGGGCGTTAAAATAACAGCCTTTTCTCCCAATCATCTAAAACAACACATAATcttgtttaaagaaaacaactattcATCACTGTTTGGAAAACTCTTATAAATTAACATTTGCAAACGTTGTGGCCCAATGATGACAGGCATGTCTTTTTCTAATTGATCATAGGATACTGGCTTGAtataaaccaaaacaaaagaaagaacgTAGTATGCACAAAATGATGCAAACTTCAGGGTGTGTTATGGATAAAGATCCATCAGTTTGTTATTAAAAGTGTTATTGTACATCATTATGTGTGAAATTTAATAGAAAATCAATAATGCCTGGACAGGTGAGTTACTTCACCACTTGATTTGTAACAGATTTAACCACATATATCATAGGATACTACCTCTGTGTAAACAT is part of the Hippoglossus hippoglossus isolate fHipHip1 chromosome 5, fHipHip1.pri, whole genome shotgun sequence genome and harbors:
- the crbn gene encoding protein cereblon isoform X1; the encoded protein is MADERAGDEDNINDNMGNQLQLLPDNEEEEDEDGMETEDRDSEDAEKHNIITFDQSLPTSHAYLGADMEEFHGRTVHDEDSCQTIPVLPHTAVMLVPGQTLPLQLFRPQEVSMMRSVIQKDRTFAVLAHSDASELDAEFGTTAEIYAYREEQEYGIETVKVKAVGRQRFKVHEIRTQADGIRQAKVQILPERILPDPLSAVQLTPLTRLHMHPSSKPTNQSCKKSQCWWTKYQQRKFHCASLTPWPPWVYALYDSESLMNRVKKHLHEWDENLKDDSLPTNAVDFSYRVAACLPIDDALRLQLLKIGSAIQRLRCELDIMDRCTSLCCKQCQDTEITTKNEIFSLSLYGPMAAYVNPHGYVHETLTVYKANNLNLVGRPSTLHSWFPGYAWTIAQCRTCGSHMGWKFTATKKDLSPPRFWGLTRSAMLPRIPQVEGDEEEGRGSSRLFCL
- the crbn gene encoding protein cereblon isoform X2; this translates as METEDRDSEDAEKHNIITFDQSLPTSHAYLGADMEEFHGRTVHDEDSCQTIPVLPHTAVMLVPGQTLPLQLFRPQEVSMMRSVIQKDRTFAVLAHSDASELDAEFGTTAEIYAYREEQEYGIETVKVKAVGRQRFKVHEIRTQADGIRQAKVQILPERILPDPLSAVQLTPLTRLHMHPSSKPTNQSCKKSQCWWTKYQQRKFHCASLTPWPPWVYALYDSESLMNRVKKHLHEWDENLKDDSLPTNAVDFSYRVAACLPIDDALRLQLLKIGSAIQRLRCELDIMDRCTSLCCKQCQDTEITTKNEIFSLSLYGPMAAYVNPHGYVHETLTVYKANNLNLVGRPSTLHSWFPGYAWTIAQCRTCGSHMGWKFTATKKDLSPPRFWGLTRSAMLPRIPQVEGDEEEGRGSSRLFCL